One genomic region from Kamptonema formosum PCC 6407 encodes:
- a CDS encoding LCP family protein — protein sequence MIPSRPQPKVARSLFWIFLLLLIATASATFGAIFGAITALIAPVEPEIISKALDTYDTFTGAPNRLEYRLSRPVNILVMGVDRVPEASPNSSQAFNGRSDTILLVRIDPSDRSINLLSIPRDTQVELPNIGQTKISEANAQGGQALTAKVLSNTLNNLPIERYVRVSTGAFRELVDLLGGVDVFVPRAMNYTDNAQQLNINLVQGWQTLNGEQADQFARFRNDGLGDIGRIQRQQSLIQSVWKRLSSPATLPRLPQIIRVMQKYVDTNLSFEEILTLGTFGLQLDRDNFKMVMLPGSSSSSEEDFRSYWIVDPAGRDRVMSQFFKVGAPDFALTGRSRSEYDPILPRDLKISIQNASSNPQAATRLTTYLADKGFDNISVAEDWPDRQRQSQIIVQRGDLAAADILKKALGGGKIEANSTGEIASDLTIRLGEDWANR from the coding sequence CACAACCCAAGGTAGCTCGATCGCTGTTTTGGATCTTTCTTCTATTATTAATCGCGACTGCATCAGCCACCTTTGGAGCAATTTTTGGCGCAATTACCGCTCTGATCGCCCCTGTAGAGCCTGAAATCATCTCCAAGGCCCTAGACACCTATGACACATTCACGGGAGCACCCAACCGCCTTGAATACCGCCTATCTCGCCCTGTTAACATCTTAGTCATGGGAGTCGATCGCGTACCAGAAGCCTCCCCCAATTCTTCCCAAGCCTTTAACGGTCGCAGCGATACAATATTGCTAGTGCGAATCGATCCTAGCGATCGCTCTATCAACTTACTCTCCATCCCACGAGATACCCAAGTCGAGCTTCCCAATATTGGTCAAACCAAAATTAGCGAAGCTAACGCTCAAGGGGGTCAAGCTTTAACAGCCAAAGTCCTTAGCAATACTCTCAATAATCTGCCTATTGAGCGTTATGTCCGCGTAAGTACGGGTGCATTTCGGGAATTAGTCGATCTTTTAGGCGGCGTAGACGTATTCGTACCCCGTGCGATGAACTACACGGACAACGCCCAGCAGTTAAATATTAATTTAGTGCAAGGGTGGCAAACCCTGAATGGAGAACAGGCAGATCAGTTTGCTAGGTTCCGCAATGATGGGTTAGGAGATATCGGCCGCATCCAGCGACAACAAAGTTTAATCCAATCTGTTTGGAAACGCCTTAGCAGTCCCGCAACGCTTCCGCGTTTACCGCAAATTATCCGCGTGATGCAAAAGTACGTTGACACCAATCTCAGTTTTGAGGAAATCCTGACTCTGGGGACTTTTGGTCTGCAATTGGATCGAGATAACTTCAAAATGGTGATGTTACCTGGCAGTTCGAGTTCTAGTGAGGAAGACTTTCGGAGTTATTGGATTGTAGACCCCGCAGGACGCGATCGCGTTATGTCCCAATTTTTTAAGGTTGGCGCTCCTGATTTTGCACTCACAGGGCGATCGCGCAGCGAATACGACCCCATCTTGCCCCGCGACCTCAAAATTTCTATCCAAAACGCTTCTAGCAATCCCCAAGCAGCTACACGCCTTACCACATATCTCGCCGACAAAGGATTTGATAATATCTCAGTCGCCGAAGATTGGCCAGACCGACAGCGCCAGAGCCAGATTATCGTCCAGCGTGGGGACTTAGCAGCAGCCGACATCCTCAAAAAAGCTTTAGGCGGTGGCAAAATTGAAGCAAATTCTACAGGTGAAATCGCTTCAGACTTAACCATTCGGCTCGGAGAAGATTGGGCAAATCGATAA
- a CDS encoding globin family protein — MPGINAAWETIINQSEGRYLNSTELQAMQRYVQTFSVRSKTYELLREKSDSLVTQAMKKFMLVHPDIVQKHSQRCIYDMKMTICITALAILRDDQQFFKECLSLWLANILEAHQKNLPCLKAYCCLEEILKEQLPTAASQLVLPYIDIVLQALDKPAKLMATVQRGAVKV, encoded by the coding sequence ATGCCCGGAATTAATGCCGCCTGGGAGACTATAATCAATCAAAGTGAGGGTCGCTATCTCAATAGTACAGAGCTTCAGGCAATGCAACGGTATGTGCAAACATTCTCTGTCAGGTCAAAAACTTATGAACTTCTACGAGAGAAATCCGATAGTCTGGTAACGCAGGCGATGAAAAAATTCATGTTAGTACACCCTGATATTGTGCAAAAGCATTCTCAGCGCTGTATATATGACATGAAAATGACTATTTGCATCACAGCCCTGGCAATTCTGCGGGATGACCAACAGTTTTTTAAAGAATGCCTAAGCTTGTGGTTAGCAAATATTCTAGAGGCTCATCAGAAGAACCTTCCTTGTCTCAAAGCTTATTGTTGCCTTGAGGAAATTCTTAAAGAGCAACTACCAACAGCAGCTAGCCAGTTAGTTTTACCTTACATAGATATCGTTTTGCAAGCTTTAGATAAACCAGCTAAACTGATGGCAACAGTGCAGCGAGGCGCAGTCAAAGTTTAA
- a CDS encoding phycobilisome rod-core linker polypeptide, translated as MALQTRITANQQASAEERSLMIKQIYQQVLERQPYLAERRKLAELETSFIKGKIGIRHFLKTLALCPVYLERFYENSSNLKFIENAFKHFLGRSPQNEEEIRGSDQLLIRQGVGAMISALVDSEEYRHAFGSFTVPYWRKDKHESPSAYLENQLLGKEHAGQRGWGIPTLYWHELDLDCYAGHCRPVRVSYSRLRS; from the coding sequence ATGGCATTACAAACACGAATCACAGCCAATCAACAAGCTTCTGCTGAAGAACGCTCCTTGATGATCAAACAAATTTATCAGCAGGTATTAGAACGCCAACCATACTTAGCCGAACGTCGCAAGTTAGCGGAGTTAGAGACATCTTTTATTAAAGGGAAGATTGGCATTCGGCACTTTCTCAAGACCTTAGCACTTTGTCCAGTTTATTTAGAACGGTTTTACGAGAACAGTTCTAATCTTAAATTCATTGAAAATGCTTTTAAGCATTTTCTAGGACGTTCGCCGCAAAATGAAGAGGAAATTCGAGGAAGCGATCAGTTGCTTATCCGTCAGGGAGTAGGAGCAATGATATCAGCTTTGGTAGATTCAGAAGAGTATCGTCACGCTTTTGGTTCCTTTACAGTTCCCTATTGGCGGAAAGATAAGCACGAGTCTCCTAGCGCTTATTTGGAAAACCAATTACTCGGAAAAGAGCACGCAGGTCAACGCGGTTGGGGTATCCCCACTCTTTACTGGCACGAATTGGATTTAGATTGTTATGCGGGTCATTGTCGTCCTGTGAGGGTATCTTATAGTCGCCTGCGTTCTTAA
- a CDS encoding DUF5615 family PIN-like protein — translation MLILLDENLLSQKLKQPFLDEGHSISNVYDMGWRGLKDREILDRSETHPFDVFITADKNLPYQQNLGSRFIRIVVLDSSSTRPDNLLPLMRQVSTMILSLPVGSAVRINDAGDIVSILP, via the coding sequence ATGCTTATACTGCTTGATGAAAATCTATTGAGTCAAAAACTCAAGCAACCTTTCTTAGACGAGGGTCATTCAATCAGCAATGTTTATGACATGGGGTGGAGAGGCCTAAAAGACAGGGAAATTCTGGATAGATCGGAGACTCATCCTTTTGATGTTTTTATTACCGCTGATAAAAATCTCCCCTATCAACAAAATCTAGGAAGTCGTTTTATTAGAATTGTGGTATTAGATTCTAGCAGTACAAGACCCGACAATCTTCTACCTTTGATGAGACAAGTTAGCACTATGATATTATCGCTGCCAGTAGGTTCGGCAGTTCGTATTAATGATGCTGGGGATATTGTTTCGATTCTTCCTTGA
- a CDS encoding DUF433 domain-containing protein, whose amino-acid sequence MKIEELLQTRGIIHRDPEIMSGVPVFVGTRVPLKTFFDYLEGESGFTEFINDFPYLESQAIKVLENLTKMMLSLESNNNAYTA is encoded by the coding sequence GTGAAAATAGAAGAATTACTGCAAACAAGAGGAATTATTCACCGCGATCCAGAAATTATGAGCGGTGTACCTGTATTTGTCGGCACCCGCGTCCCCTTAAAGACTTTTTTCGACTACCTGGAAGGTGAAAGCGGTTTCACAGAATTTATTAATGATTTTCCTTACTTAGAAAGTCAGGCAATTAAAGTATTAGAAAATCTAACTAAGATGATGCTCTCGCTAGAAAGTAATAATAATGCTTATACTGCTTGA